The sequence atcctcatccccTTCCtgttcttcctcctcatcatcatcatcctcatcatcatcagcttctttTGCAACATCTTTAATTGTGTTCTCCGACTCACCTGTAGCTACTGTTTCAGCTGTTTCCTTGGATTCAACTGAAGTTTCAATGAAGCCTTCTCCAAGAAACCGACGTTTCCAGAACTCTGTGTCTCCTTCATGTAGCTTGATTCGACATATTAATTCGTCTACTTCTTCATCAAcctatatttaaaaatgaaattcatTACATGCGTGAGTACTCATGAGTCAAGATACATGTTTTCCCAACTGAAATAAAGGAGCACAATTtacctcctcctcttcttcttcaattggaGGAACCCAAAGAGGACGACCTCGAGATTTGTTTATTCTCCTTGCTTTTTGGACTCGCTGGTAAAGAACATTCCTGGTTCCATCAATTGGCAAACCCTGAGCTTCAAGTTCTTCCTTTAACTCTGATACAACCATCTTGCTTGCTGCTTTCGGCTTCAAAAGATTCTGTGCAGGACCTCTTATTATGTTTCGTAATCTCTCCATCACTCTCATGTAATCAGATTCTGATACATCTCCTAGAACTGGAAGACCTTCACTCTGTAAGGTTCTATAGAGCTTCCTATGGTGAATTTTCCAATCTTCAAGGCATCTCTGTTTAAAGGATGTTTCAATAGGATTTGAGTATATAAAACCAGAAGCATCGGGATCTAAAGGAGTTTTCCCTTTTCGAGGTACCCAACGCTTGCGCTCACCAGTAAGCCCCCCTTCCTCTATGTACCTGAAAGGTTTACAGAGTGCGAATCTTAGTATATCAAGACAACAACATGTGAAAGAACACATAATTTCTTTCAGACCATTAAAACAGAGCATTAGAATATATAACTTGTAAAAAGTTCCAATCAAACCACGCAGAACTCCAGTTTTTTACCTTGCTAGATAATCAATCTCATAGCCAAGTTCAGCTTCTGCTTGCAATGGTTCAATCCATGAGCTGACTAGTGTTCGATATTTTCTACTCATAATCATGGCTCGTGGAGGTATAGGTTGGTTATCTTTTCGCATTGCATCTAAAGCATCTATGAGCTCAACAATTCTTCCTGGTTCAAAGATAGAGAGTATCGTTTAAAGACAGTAAATTTACAAGgaacgaagaaaaaaaagcttgtCACTAACACATGTCctaaaaattaacaaatgaaGGTAacacataaaagaataaaaatagagAACCATAATTATAAATAGTTCTAATAATATATTCTCACAATGTCCCAGAAGGTGTTCAACATATGCCTCTGCATAATAGTATTTACACAGGTAGAAGTGTATGCGTACCTTCTCGACACAAAGCCCGAAGATACAAAGAGAGAGGATCCTCAAAGTTCCCTGCATTGTGTAAAACTACCGTTCCTCCTTCAAATTTTTTCAGCGCTCGAAAATGTCTAATTGCTTCCTTCACAACACAATATTTCGTGAAGCACTCAACTAAGAGGCTGAAATGGATCATTATACAGATCATATTAGGGGGTTATACAATAGAACGGGTTGAAATGCAAACTGGGTATAAATGAGTGCAAGACAGAATGAAATAAAGATTCTCTCACGCGTAAGTCTTCACGTTTGGCTGCACACGTTTGTGGTCCTCAACCATCATTCCAAGTAGTTCAGCAACATCTTGAACCCTGTGATTCATGCAACAGGCTACTTAAAACTTTGTCCACTTTTAAGATGAATGTGTGCAAATAAACCTCATATGAATTACCTATCATATGACTCGGCTCTTGTATAGGCTTGAATCACCCAGTTATATGTCTCAGTGTTGGGCTTCATAAAAACTATCAAATTAAGATTACATCAACCTGTTTCAGAAGCCATTACAcaacaactaaacaaaacatTTGAAGCAGGAATCagctgaaaaagaaaacaaaccttcgCCATACTCCATATTTTCAAATGTCGCATAAGCTACCTCGGGAATCCCACATGTAGCCTACACAATGGAAgcaaagaaaaatcatatttgataaaaagaaagaaaaaaggcaTAACTATCTTAACCAGACAAAGAAGAAGCGTGTGTATACTTTCCAAAACACCATGACAAACCTGCACACTAAGAAGACAGTTGAAATGAAAGGTTGTCGCCATTCTACCAGCTGCCTCCATTTCGTAAGAGATGTCTAAGGCATTAGAATGATCTCCAGCTTTGCAATCTTCTTCAATCATCAAATCATAAAGCTCATCGGTTGCTCTCATCCCACCTCTAGCACCCTTCAAGAAAACTTTATTTGCATCTTCCAAGTGATTTGTTCTCATGAGCTCCTCTATAAAAAAAACCACAATTCAATTATATACAATTACTCAATAACCCCAAGCATTGTAGACACAAAAGAAATACAAGCATTTGATTGTAACAAACAGTCTTGGTAAGAGAGAATACCAACAAGAATGAGCCAAGCCTGACGAATGTCATAGTTAAGCTTTTCCATAGCGGCAAGGATTTCTAAGCCTCTCGTAGCGTTTCCTTTAGAACCAGAGAGTCGAACCAAAGCAGTCATTGTTTCAGGAAGCGGACGTTGGCCTGCACCTAGCTCCTTTCTCAGCGAGTGCATCTGCAATCACACacaccaaacaaagaaaagtgtTCATCTTTCACTTCAAACACACCCAAGAAGCTACGAGAAAGAGGAAATTTCCAATTTGGATTAAAAGTCTTAAACCATAGCTCAAGTTCAATAAAGCAGAACAATGCAAATTCCGATAAGAGTTCTTAGCTTTTAGCATTGAGTGACTTCTTAAACACAATAAAGTATACATCTTTCATTTACCGCGCCTTGTTCGTCGCCGTTAAGAGCGTGAGCAACGACCAAGCCATGGAAAGAACGAGGTCCAGGGGTAAGCCCAGCGGCAATCATGTCATAGATAACCTCGGATACACCTGAAGTGTCTCGATTTCTAGCTCTTTCCATAAGCTCGTCCATAAAAGTGAGGCGGAGACTCCTCTCCAGGGCCGAGACAGCTTCACCGCTTCCGAAAGACGACGATGAATCGTCATTATCTCCTCCTTCGCCGCGCTtctgcttcctcctcctcctgggCTTCTTCTCCGGCGCAGTAATTGAGCAACGAATGGAGGATAAACCGGCGGTGCGACGAGGAATTGGGTGGATTGAGTTAGAGGGAAATGGaggattgaggaagaagagtgacattttttttttttttgggctaaagtcttaagattttttttttgttactggGGAATGGATAAAGTGATTTGAAATTCAtaagatttatcttttaactaAACGGGGACGATGATCATGTGCAGATCACGTGAGTAAATTTGTCTTCCAAATTTTCTTACCGAATTGGATTGAACCAGATTGCTCACATAACCGGACTTAACCAAGCGAAAACTGGCTTTCCGAGCATGTTCGTAACAAAATACCGGCCGTAAAAAAacaagttggaaaaaaaaaattaacatatgcaAAGCAAAGAATACatgaaaagaaattttaatCTGAGATAccattacttaaaaaaaaataacatttagacatttatttaagaaattattttcttacggaagaaattataattggttagttaataaatacaaaagacaagagaaaaaaaaaagtttatctaGTGGTCAACCGTGTCATCATAGGCTTTTGAGCTGGTTAATGATCGGATCCATTTTTCCAAAGGTTAAGGGTTTTACCAAGCAGTGGTCAACTCCAGCTTCCATGAATGCCCTATTCTCGTCTTCACGCGACGTCACCCCCACGATCATTGACGTCACCTTCATGTCTCGTAGCTTCGTGATTAGCTGCATGCATAACCAAatcaaaaggaaaacaaattagTATCGATATCATACTACTAGTGAACGATCAAAACAGTCATTaaataattagggtttttaaaattataaacttagGACGTTAATTAGGATTATCATGAAACTTACGGGAACACCATCGATGAGAGACATATCATTCATATCCATGATTATAAGGTTGTAATAATCACCATCACGGTGGAGTTTCACCGCCTCCTCGGCGTTTCTCGCCATGTACGCAAATCCTCCAGCCATTTGAATGATTCCCATGTAATCTCCACAGCGATATGGATCCTCGTCAACGATCAACACCGTTAGTTTCTTCTTATATATCAACGACATGTTCTTCTTCATTATTTGATCTCCtcttgattcttttttctttgtcatcgAATTTTCTATAGAAACACTTCACACAATAAGAACccacattaattatatattatctaaTCATGTCGAAgcatgattttttggaaaaaaaacggAAAgttactagaaaaaaaaagtaaaataaaattaagggAAGTTTGTTGATTAAATTTAcacatagaaaaataaaaggaaaccaAGTTTTTAGAATTGTAGTATCACTTAGTACGTTGGGAATTTGGAATAACGTCTTTAAATCCAACTCAAAAAGATGCCCTAATCTTTTTCTCATCTCTAGCCGCCGCGGAAAAACTGGAGTCTTTCGATTTGCCTTCTCCGGCTGCCGGGCTACATGCCGGAGCTGTGGGAGGGTGTAGATCTTAGTCTTGCCTCTTagtttttgttctctctgttaTGTTTCGGTGTTGAAGCAATCTTGTTGTCAGATTCCCATGTGAAGCAAAATTCGATTGAGGGTGAGAAGCCATCGGTGGTGAGTTTTGGTTGTTGTAGAGACAGATCCGTTTGTTAACAGGTTAGTCTAGGTTGTGGCTCAGTTCGGGTGGCGCTCTCGTGGTTGGTGGTTTGAAGGGGACGATCGCAAGTCATTTTCATGATCTGGTATTGtatctctctcgtctctctcttctttggatAGCGGGTTTTTCATCAAGGCTGTGTTGGTTTTAGTGTTGTTATGGTTTCAACCGAGGGTTTTAGTTTGCTTTGAGATGTGGTTTGTGTCCGCAAATTTGCCTTCTCTGGTTTGAATTGGGTCGTAGCTCTTCTGCTAGTTTGGGTCTGCTGGTTTGTTAGTGTTGGCGTTGCGAGCTAGGTTTCGTTCTTTGTGTTGGTCATTCAGATGTTTTTTGTTGCTAATCATCTACTAGCTCTCCTCTGTGGCTTTTTGGAGTCTTGGAGCTGAGTTCTAGATAATAGCAGTGGAATAGTCCTTCAGCTCTTCTCTTGCGAGGAGGTTACCAGTTTTGGATCGGTAGATGGCTGAAGCTGGGTTTGACGGGGGTCAGCGTGTAAGAGCTGCTGGTCTTCTTTGATTTGTCTCAGGTCGATTCGCAAGGTTTTCTTTGCTCCTAGTTTGGTTTGCCCTCCATGGGGTTCTGGTTTGttgtggtttttgtttctctgtaaTGGTATGAATTCTGCTTTCGTTCATGCCGGTTTGATGATGGTTTTTTTAAGGTGTGATATCTTAGTGCTTCTGGTCTTCTGGGTACTCTCCGGCGCTTACAGGTTCTTTGGGAAAGCTTAGTGGAATTCGCTTAGTTTCAGTTGGGCAGTTTTAGAGCTTTGATCCTTCTCTCATTCCCTTTGTAAACTTTTACTTTaggtttttgcttttgtttcttttcttaaatcCTAGTTTCCGAAGGTGTGTTACCTGCCGGCTTAAGCTTCCAGAGATGGTCCTTTATCCGCTGGCTTTAGTTTCCGGAGTTATGTTGTTAACCGCCGTTTTTGTATGTTTCCAGATTATGTTGTTAACCGCCGAAAATATGTTTAACACTTCttctgtgaaaaaaaaagtatcactTAGTACGTTATATGTGTATAGCTTCTCATTTAAGTTAGGGTACGCGCGGTATTGGAGAAAAAAGCATCGACATGAGTTTAGTGTTTGAAGACTTTTGCGccgaaaaaaaaacacaaaaaatgtgAGAGTCGCATATATTACTTTGCAGTATTGTTATGGAGATGTTAATTGTGTGGTTTTTGCATGTCAATATAGAGAATTGAAtgaagtatatattattatatattttggtagcatgatagaatcatagaaatatatatatgtatatatatgaaactcaAACTATAATTTGATTGATTACTAGACTAGATCATCATTCcctcaacaaacaaaaaaaagcaaattaacaACTATTTTCAAAGTGATGCTACATATAagcaatttttcaaaaaacataacaatattTCTATTCTTGAAACACAAGTACTTGAGCTACAccctttttttatctttaatttcatttattttcttttattttttaaatgtcttagagaaataaagaaatcaaagaatatGCAGATTGTAAAAAACcaagacaaaaacagagcaagtgGAGACAAATGCTGAAAAGAAACAGAGCCACAACAAATGCAGCTTAGCCAAAAGGAcataaagaaacagagacaaaacaCTAATCTCTTGGTTATCTAATCAAATCGTAATCTCAAAAAAGCGATGGTATATAGGAAATATTCGAACTCTAATCAAAACCTAAGGTATGAGGAAAGTTCGAAAACtcaacttgtttttttgttgggtttacGCTCTCAAGCATTTCCGAAACAAACCAATACACCTGAAAAGCCAAATAAAAAATGGTTTGTCTATACATTACAAATTTTGTAACTTTCA comes from Camelina sativa cultivar DH55 chromosome 19, Cs, whole genome shotgun sequence and encodes:
- the LOC104767326 gene encoding two-component response regulator ARR22-like, yielding MKKNMSLIYKKKLTVLIVDEDPYRCGDYMGIIQMAGGFAYMARNAEEAVKLHRDGDYYNLIIMDMNDMSLIDGVPLITKLRDMKVTSMIVGVTSREDENRAFMEAGVDHCLVKPLTFGKMDPIINQLKSL
- the LOC104764053 gene encoding uncharacterized protein LOC104764053 — its product is MSLFFLNPPFPSNSIHPIPRRTAGLSSIRCSITAPEKKPRRRRKQKRGEGGDNDDSSSSFGSGEAVSALERSLRLTFMDELMERARNRDTSGVSEVIYDMIAAGLTPGPRSFHGLVVAHALNGDEQGAMHSLRKELGAGQRPLPETMTALVRLSGSKGNATRGLEILAAMEKLNYDIRQAWLILVEELMRTNHLEDANKVFLKGARGGMRATDELYDLMIEEDCKAGDHSNALDISYEMEAAGRMATTFHFNCLLSVQATCGIPEVAYATFENMEYGEVFMKPNTETYNWVIQAYTRAESYDRVQDVAELLGMMVEDHKRVQPNVKTYALLVECFTKYCVVKEAIRHFRALKKFEGGTVVLHNAGNFEDPLSLYLRALCREGRIVELIDALDAMRKDNQPIPPRAMIMSRKYRTLVSSWIEPLQAEAELGYEIDYLARYIEEGGLTGERKRWVPRKGKTPLDPDASGFIYSNPIETSFKQRCLEDWKIHHRKLYRTLQSEGLPVLGDVSESDYMRVMERLRNIIRGPAQNLLKPKAASKMVVSELKEELEAQGLPIDGTRNVLYQRVQKARRINKSRGRPLWVPPIEEEEEEVDEEVDELICRIKLHEGDTEFWKRRFLGEGFIETSVESKETAETVATGESENTIKDVAKEADDDEDDDDEEEEQEGDEDDDENEEEEVVVAETENRAEGEDLVKNKAAEAKKHLQMIGVQLLKESDEANRTKKRGKRASRMTLEDDADEDWFPEDPFEAFKEMRERKVFDVSDMYTIADVWGWTWEKDFKNKTPRKWSQEWEVELAIVLMTKVIELGGVPTIGDCAVILRAALRGPMPSAFLKILQTTHSLGYSFGSPLYDEIITLCLDLGELDAAIAIVADMETTGIAVPDQTIDKVISARQSNENPRSEPEEPPSIVSS